GGAAGTGGAGCTCTTTTTTGTGAGGCGTTTTGCTTCGCCAATTCGCTACCGCTCGGGTCAGCCGAACAAAAAAAGCGGGAACGGACAGCACGACCCGGAGGGACACGCCCAAAATATTAAATTAATAGAATTAAAATGTTACGAGATTTTAAATACAAAATAATAGCCCTTTCCATCGTAATTACTTGTTTAAATGCAAGTTGTAAATCTGGCTCGGGATCTTCGCAATTAGGAAAATCGGCTATTTTAAAAGAAAAAAACTTCAAACATTATGTTGATTATTTCAACACAATGGAAGATGAAAATTTAAAATTTGCCATCCCAAATGACAGTGCCTGGGCTTGGATGGAAAAGAATATTCCGTTGTTTGAATGTCCGCAGCAAAACTTTGAGGAAATCTATTATTTCAGATGGTGGAGCGCTCGCAAACACATTAAAAACACGCCGCAAGGATTTGCTATTACGGAGTTTTTAGTAGACCGTTCGTATGCCGATAAATACAATATGATCAGTTGTGCTTTGGGGCATCATATCAACGAATTCAGATGGGTTCATGATCCAAAATACATTGAGCAGGATGTGAAACTTTGGTACCGAGGCAATGACGGAAAACCAATGAACAAACTGTATAAATTCAGCAGTTGGACAGCCGATGCTTTATACAATCGTTATTTGGTGAATAAAGACGAAAAATTCTTATTGGATTTGTACCCGGACATGGTTACTGATTATGCCGTTTGGGAAAAAGACCGTCAGCGCAAAGATGGTTTGTTTTGGCAGCATGATGTAAAAGACGGAATGGAAGAATCTTTAAGCGGCGGACGAAAAGTACAAAATGCAAGACCGACGATTAACAGTTATATGTTTGGGAATGCTATAGCGATTTCTAAAATGGCTGAAATGAAAGGTGATAAAGATGCTGAAGCAAAATTCAAAGCGAAAGCTGATGATTTGAAGCAATTAGTAGAAACGAAATTGTGGAATCAGAAAAGTGAGTTTTTTGAAACTTTGACTGAAAAAGATACACTGGCGCAGGTTCGCGAAGCCATCG
This portion of the Flavobacterium gelatinilyticum genome encodes:
- a CDS encoding MGH1-like glycoside hydrolase domain-containing protein gives rise to the protein MLRDFKYKIIALSIVITCLNASCKSGSGSSQLGKSAILKEKNFKHYVDYFNTMEDENLKFAIPNDSAWAWMEKNIPLFECPQQNFEEIYYFRWWSARKHIKNTPQGFAITEFLVDRSYADKYNMISCALGHHINEFRWVHDPKYIEQDVKLWYRGNDGKPMNKLYKFSSWTADALYNRYLVNKDEKFLLDLYPDMVTDYAVWEKDRQRKDGLFWQHDVKDGMEESLSGGRKVQNARPTINSYMFGNAIAISKMAEMKGDKDAEAKFKAKADDLKQLVETKLWNQKSEFFETLTEKDTLAQVREAIGFIPWYFNLPEKGKGFEIAWEQLKDEKGFSAPFGLTTAERRSPRFRTHGTGTCEWDGAIWPFASSQTLTAMANVLNDYNQDFVAKPDYFKQMELYVQSQYYRGKPYIGEYLDETTGYWLMGDRERSRYYNHSTFNDLMITGLVGLRPRVDEKIEVNPLIPQEKWDWFCLDNVLYHGNIITILWDKTGEKYKKGKGFRVFKNGKEIAFSEKLERVIAD